The region gcatgaaggccactgaattcttaggtctagttcatagttcttaggaatggtgcataaaacCACCATAACTCTAAGCACTGAGGAACTAAAcgattcgaacgactcataaccattaaaatgatttaaaaatataaatatttgtagaatatcacacaaagCAGAATGCAAGAACAATGGCAAGATTTTCAgtcaattaaaaattaattaattaaaatttcagtcaattaaaaaaaaagattttcagttactctgattgtcaccaggtggcgtagcgcttatGTTGATTTGCCTATTGGCTCAATCagtgaatcgaaaaaaatccgaaatattttaaaatctgaaaaaaacccGCCAGGCCCAAAAAAAATCCGCAAATCGGATTAAAATCCGCCGATTAGCAACACTGATTCTTAGCTCAAAGATAACCTTACTCTTTTGAAGTAGCTGTCAATTTATTTCAAGGTCAATAAACATTGATAAGATTTCAgtacaaaatgaaaactttcgaatATACTCTGTAGTGTAATCATTGTTATGTTACGCTATTTGCTAAATACAATGGCTTTATTATAGAGTTTAATCATCTATTGTTTGAAAATGAATATGGTTTGTTTTAACTGTGAAATGATCTTTTACTCAACAAATATTAGAAAACAGAAAAGTTATCTTTTTATctaaatggaaaaattgtctaTTTTTGTGAAGTTCCAATAACTCATACAACGTGAATATAATAAGTCGGCATTTTTGGAAGGGATTTATATCATAGCTAAACCAAATCTAATTTCGAAAATGACCAGAATCCACAATTTTTTCTTGTTTAGGGCAAGAAAGAAGGCAAATATTTGTAAAATAGATACAGTTTCTTTTGATTCTTTTCACAACGAACAATCACCAGAAAAGAATAAGGTCTCAAGGGAATCATCTGTTTCTGAAAAGTTTTCTCCCCACACGTTGAATAAGGTGAGTGTATCcctataaattataaaaattattatacagggtgatttattagctcaccgaCAAACATTGCCACATGAAAAGtcatacttttttgttattaataaattatATCAATAGACATTAATGATCCtatgatgttttttttgttataattacATGATCTTTCATATGGCAATGTTTGTGTATGAGCTAATAAATAACCCAGTATTTCTACTACAATTACTTCAATtgaaatatgatataatttcattgaatagaaaaatagattttataggtttttcattttatttattagtttGAACCCTATTTTTTAGGTGGACCATTATGAGAAGTTTTCAACTGAAGAACAAAGCAAGAAAAGTTCAAAGCCAAATTTTTACTCAATATTtgcaatttttcattcgatactATTTTTCATTGGGCTAGTTTTATTTCTGctttattcttttgatattATTGATATCAAATCTGAGGATTCAACATACAATTCTAATCAGGTAACATTAATAGCTGTTATTCATCCTTTTTCCTTATTTCTCTTATTTTCAGCCTGTTAAGactcaaattttttataattattcagaagcaaataaTTTCTCCATCAAAAATCCTATTTTTTCCAAAGAACTTCCTTTTCCCATCAAACCGAATTCAAGCCAATGTCAGGTTTATGATAATAAAGATAAATTGGATTGCCTGCCTCAAGGAATTGCAACAAAGGAAACATGTGAAAAAAGAGGCTGTTGCTGGATTCCAGTTTCAGCACCTTTAGGAATCCCCTATTGCTTTTACCCTCAAGGTTATCCCACATATAATTATTTAAATGTGACACAAACAGCTTTTGGATTGATAGCTTTTCTCAAAAGAAGTTATAGAAGTGCATACCCTGATGATGTTGAAATTATAAAGTTGATAGTAAAATATGAAACCGAATCAAGACTGCATATTAaggtaaataatgaaaaaattttcatacacATGGTAATTCAACATCTTCTAGTTGATGAATGCCACCCATTGATTATTTATgcaatttcaaggaaaaaatatagATGAAAGTCAAAGTTACTTAGTTATTTTTAATGTGTGAAAGactatttttgaatgatttcttTTAAGTGAAATCAAGCGAATAACCATTAATAACTGAGGTTATCTCTGGTCTTGCCCTTGGTTATAGCCCATTAGGATTAACCACCAATAACCAACTTCCGCTTGAAAACATTGAGGGTTTTAGGGTAATCAAAACGAACACAACCAtcttttatttcaatatcatcCTTTTATATTGACGCCTCGTTTCAATAAACCAAAGCTTGCCATCTACAGAAAATTGTGTAGGCTTGCATATTTTTGAGTCCGGAATTCATTTTGATCGAATTTGCCTTACCttataatttcattaatgaccGAACTTTAACCTTGAGTGTAGTTACGTTTGGTTTTCTGCAGTCTAAATCGATGACATAGAAGGGTTAGTTCATGACGCCATGTGATATATCCAACCATGACCAAAAACTCTTGAATGCAGTTGGTTATTATTTGTACTTACCAATGGTGACCAGTTATTCGCTCGAATTCCCTTTCTTTCACTTacaacaaatttcaatgaaacaatgTCCTAATATtaatatatctgtaaaaattGCAATATAATCTGTTAAGTAGTTTTTTAGATTAGTAGGTTCATacaggcaaaaaaaaattaacactaattttcaaagaattttttatttattctttgaACACTAAACAAATTAGTTGATGGCAACCATCAGAAaagttgattgaaatacacatCTCTGTTATATGTATCTtatattggatcgattcatatatttttttttttaagattattGACCCGTTACAACATAGATTTGAGCCACCTTATCCAGAAATACCAATAGTTGATAGAGCAGCAATCAATTTACTCTATCAATTTGTTTACATTCCTGAAAAACCAGGATTTCAGGTTGTTCGAAAATCAGATGGTACAGTTATGTGAGTAGatgttcaaattactttttgGGGAAATCATTAAGGACAATTTTTCTTCCAGTTTTGATGCACTGGAATTTAGGAATTTGATTTTTGCCAATCAATTTCTTCAAGTGAGTGGAAAATTGCCATCTAGTTTCATTTATGGAATTGGGGAACATCAAGAAAGCTTTATGATACCCTCAAACTGGACTAGGTATACTCTGTTCAATCATGATAGTATTCCACAATTCAATGTGAGTTCTCATTATCATAGATAaattaattctttcaaattttaattcaataaaaacttgaaaattctcGATCAAGTCCAAAATTGCTTTCAAAGTCAAATTGAAggcattcaggaattattgacatcgaagtaggccttgaacgtctagtcgcggctttatttctggttacaaaaatatcactaaaaattgctgtggttcatcatagaaataaccagtttaaattatttttatcagttttgtatccgaaagatcctaaattttcgaaattacaattattacgaagggacgcatacagtcatgatttcataaattggaattcagattatataacgtaaaaatatagtgaaatgctatcaaggaaatccaatgaagaaatatctattcatttaacaGTCGACCATGAAAGATcctattgaagatcattaaaatatgcatattcttTTCACCAAaagctcttcaaaaattgttgcattcttgatggacactggataccaatctgcttgcaaaattcttatcatataactcttatggatcattttaactgtggtgtctaaactggtgaaaaaaaaacagaaaaaactggttgatgaatttaaatagtgtagcttagtgaatggaagagccatatcgtaagacagaaataaaattcaaagaatccatttagtatatgaaaaattttgacatcacagttgtaccgTAACTTTCagaattggaaccaatttatcagccgatgtgtcaattactttctaaagtcactatttattggaactgttcatgacatgaatgattgattaaacttgtatgaaaaatatagatactatTTATACACttctatttttattgaaatgcttttatactatttactattaaattacataaagtattttgcccataacagctttgactcactcactaaaagcatttttgcatgaaattattattaatttgtgaattttaaaattttattgcattctgttATTATCTTTATGTGGTTAAGAGGGGAAGGAATTCTTAAATTTACTGTTCTGAATATGTTTTCGATTAAATAATCAGTTAAAATTCTACAAAGCAATTAGAATTTATTAGATTCTTgaattactcattgaagaacaaaaaacagatataaaaatacttaatttcagaatagaatataaataaactatagatgcaatgccaagactttgtttacagATCTTTTTCATATAGTTTGATATAACATAACTTCGGTCATGctccatgaatttttgaaattcatcatttgagctGTGAACACATTATTCCAATTATCTGCAGAAAAGGTATTAATTTAGaaacccaattataaaataattctcccttcatagattcatataatcctcatgatcaccgctgtcgaaacaaaacatccaggtaaaaatccaaatatccagcattcaaaatagtgctccttctacttttacccttgaatatacttgaaaaactttttgttttctttctagagtccactgttaaAATAATACTGACATTTTCAAAttaccaagtttcctccagataaatgaatttcacattttgttgcaaatattctctgtattcaccttaaaatcgtactcaacttattatatttttctgtttatcaataagaattttccttttattaactgttttgaacttgtaatcaattaagtttatgtaatgttgtctttgattgattaaaattcatatgctttttggtcaaatttcatccagattgatatattggttgcttttggtaacaatcaaatcattcaatgattctttgaaggtcgtattgcacaggttttcttccactaatccAGGCTGTAATTATTTGCCTGCTTCTTtcttcaaacagtactgtgagaaatactcaaataaactaatcaatgtgtgtttgaaattgatacaactttttagtttcaaaatttcttggatcaaaaccaataacacaaacactctgaaatctaacctcctatcaatgacatttccaatgccaacccaaAAATCTGATattgttactgaatgagccagtaccaacttaatttcgattttccaaagccacccgggatgtcaataattcctgaatggactatacaAGAATCAGTTGTAATCTACTTGAAGAAATTTCGAGATTTTACGTAGTTTTCCACTAGAATTATTATCGTAATTCGCCGTATGCGCGCGTTATCACACATGTGTACACCGCGAGCGTTCAAACGAGACtgatatatgaatatttttcagaaaaatctaTATGGTAGCCATCCATTCTACTTATTATTAGAAGAAACAGGTCATTCACACGGAGTTTTTTTGCTGAACAGTAATGCAATGGGTAAGTTTAAATTTGTAGTCAGAATAATTATGGTATTAAGCAtagaattttttcagatatattgTTACAACCAGCTCCTGCAATCACCTATAGATCGATCGGTGGAATCttggatttcttttttttcttaggACCTACACCAGCAGATGTTGTTAGGCAATACACTGATCTAATTGGAAGACCCTTTATGCCTCCTTATTGGGGTTTAGGTTTCCATTTATGTCGCTTTGGTTATAAGACATtggaagaaacaaaaaaaattatgcaaaGGAATATAGATGCTGAAATTCCTCTGGTAatttttcatcaagaaaattGATTCTTATGAACTGAAACTAAAACAGATTCCTTTTTCAGGACACTCAGTGGAATGACTTAGACTACATGAACAATAGTAATGATTTCACTTACGATAAAAGAAATTTCAAAGGTCTTCCCGATTTCATTGAAACGTTGCATGACAAAGGTATGCATTATATACCTTTAATTGATGCTGGAGTCAGTGCCAGTGAAGTACCCGGTACTTACCCACCTTACGATGAAGGTGTCAAAATGGATATTTTTGTGAAGAATAGTAGTGATCAAATATTTATTGGGAAGGTAAGCCATTAATACAGACTTAGATTATTAAAAGTAGATGAAGTTATGGATACAACTGAAAATGTTGATATTGTTTGATACAGGTGTATTTGcataatatacatatacatcttatatttgaatttcaatgtATCATAGTATATGATCAGTTAATAAgtgtaataattaattaattgattgtATAATATCCATGAATGAATAATATGAACAAACACAATCTAGGTTTGGAATAAAGGTACTACAGTGTGGCCAGACTTCACACATCCAAATAGTGTTGGTTATTGGACTTCAATGTTGAGGAATTTACATGAGCAGATAAGCTTCGATGGATCTTGGATTGACATGAATGAACCTTCCAACTTCTATTCAGGATCTAGTACAGGATGCCCTCAGAATAACTTGGAACATCCTCCTTACCTACCATCTGTTGATGGTGGACTTTTATATTACAAGACTATGTGCATGTCATGTAAACAGTATGCAGGTTTACATTATGATGTACATAATTTATTTGGGTTCACAGAAGCGATTGTGACCAATTTGTAAGATGAAGTTATGTTTTTTAGACAATCAAGTGTAATTTGAACTTTTTAGCGCTCTGGCTGAGATCCGTGGAAAGAGACCAATGGTTATCTCTAGATCAACATTTCCCGGTATTGGCAATTATGCTGGACATTGGAGTGGTGATGTATGGTCAGCATGGTTAGATATGAAGTATAGCATACCACGTGagtaaatatgaatttcatgtatcaatattattttgatatAGATTATCATATAATTAACATATAATAAAGTAGCAAAAACTGATGTCTATATAGATTTCATAAATTAGCGTGGGCGATAAGAAAAGACCGAAATTCTTGTGTCTGACACGCTG is a window of Harmonia axyridis chromosome 2, icHarAxyr1.1, whole genome shotgun sequence DNA encoding:
- the LOC123672323 gene encoding lysosomal alpha-glucosidase-like, translating into MTRIHNFFLFRARKKANICKIDTVSFDSFHNEQSPEKNKVSRESSVSEKFSPHTLNKVDHYEKFSTEEQSKKSSKPNFYSIFAIFHSILFFIGLVLFLLYSFDIIDIKSEDSTYNSNQPVKTQIFYNYSEANNFSIKNPIFSKELPFPIKPNSSQCQVYDNKDKLDCLPQGIATKETCEKRGCCWIPVSAPLGIPYCFYPQGYPTYNYLNVTQTAFGLIAFLKRSYRSAYPDDVEIIKLIVKYETESRLHIKIIDPLQHRFEPPYPEIPIVDRAAINLLYQFVYIPEKPGFQVVRKSDGTVIFDALEFRNLIFANQFLQVSGKLPSSFIYGIGEHQESFMIPSNWTRYTLFNHDSIPQFNKNLYGSHPFYLLLEETGHSHGVFLLNSNAMDILLQPAPAITYRSIGGILDFFFFLGPTPADVVRQYTDLIGRPFMPPYWGLGFHLCRFGYKTLEETKKIMQRNIDAEIPLDTQWNDLDYMNNSNDFTYDKRNFKGLPDFIETLHDKGMHYIPLIDAGVSASEVPGTYPPYDEGVKMDIFVKNSSDQIFIGKVWNKGTTVWPDFTHPNSVGYWTSMLRNLHEQISFDGSWIDMNEPSNFYSGSSTGCPQNNLEHPPYLPSVDGGLLYYKTMCMSCKQYAGLHYDVHNLFGFTEAIVTNFALAEIRGKRPMVISRSTFPGIGNYAGHWSGDVWSAWLDMKYSIPQLLSFSLYGVPLMGADICGFNGNTTANLCNRWMQLGAFYPFSRNHNTDDGIDQDPVAFGDLVIKSSRKALMTRYSLLPYLYTLFWNAHVYGDTVARPLMFEFWSDPSTFNIDSQFLWGPALMIIPVLEDNVVTVQGYLPKAIWYDFYSKAATISKGEFFNISAPLDTIPLFVRGGYIIPQQSPKQTTTESRKTPIHLLVALDEQGKALGQLYWDDGDSLNTYEEKQYSLTTFSAEDNTLRIQNIYRQELPPNLGNVTILGVQTTVTSATLNGNSIKNFYYDAVHQVLLIDKLNLDFKTDIVFSWK